The segment GGTGAGGGCGTGGCGGAGGAAAACATGGTGTTGGGGCAGTCGAGTTTGAACTACGAGAGCAACTCGGACCTGTCGTCGAACGAGTTTGCCAGCGGGGCGGCGGTCCAGACGCAGGGCGACAGCGGGTCGCTGTCGCCGCTGCAGAAGAATGGCTCGGCGCCGTTTGTGGAGCCGAACGTTTTGAAAAACAACATGTTCATGGACTCGTTTGCGATGGCGGCGGGCGGCGAGTACGATGTGTTCCAGCAGCCGGGTGTCGGGGCGTCGCTGGATGAGTATGTGTCCGCGGAGCTGGTGGGCGACGACGCCAACGCGCGGAAGCTGGCACAGATGCACAGCAACGCGGGCAGCGGGCTGTTCAGCCACGACAGGAGACACAGCGAGGTGATCACACAGGCGTTGCCCGAGGTGACGGCGGCTCGCGGGTCGATCTCGCACTCGATTGACTTTTGGAACTTGGACGAGCGCAGGGCGACGCAGCCGGCGTTCGGCATCGACAACGACGTGACGCAGGTGCTCAACGACTACAACATGAGCTTCACGCGGACGCCGCGTCGCGCGTCGTCCAGCGCGAACCCGGGCTTTCAGAGACATGGGGTCAAGAAGCAGCCGAGAGGGTCGATGTCTGTGTTGGACGGGTCGCTGAACAACGATCTGTTTTCGAAACTGTACAAGAACGGGTCTGGGGCAACCAACGTGAAGCTGGTGCCGTGGGAAAACTCGGTGTTCTCcgacgaggatgaggagTACGGTACAAGAGGTATCGATTCGGGATTGCCCAACTTGGAGCCGATTGTGTCGCCGCAATCGCCGAAATCGGAGGCGGTGGCAAGGCCAAAGAATCAGCAGTTCATTAAGCCGTCGATGATGCTGTCGGAAAATGCGTCGACCGCGGCCAAGATGGCGACTACGGGCACAGAAAAGATCGATTTGATCTCGAATCTCGATAACTGGAACTACGAGCTGACGGTCGACccgacgatgaagataagaCGatctcctcctcctcattACCAGACGATCAAACCGTCCGCAATGGCTACCATTAACTCGAGCATGAGCGCGCCCGCGGCGTCCAGAAGAAGGCGATCGACTCCGAACATCATGACGATCCGCAACGGGTCTAGCGGGGCTAGTATCGGTGGTAGTGGCAGAGGCAAGAGTAGATCGATCACGCCGATGAGCGGCACGGACGAAGAGGCTAAGCCGTTCAAATGTAAGGAGTGTTCCAAGGCGTTCAGGCGTAGTGAACATCTGAAGCGGCACATCAGGTCTGTTCACTCCTCGGAGCGTCCGTTCGCGTGTATGTTTTGCGAGAAGAAATTTAGCAGAAGCGATAACCTGTCGCAACACCTCAAGACGCATAAGAAGCATGGAGACTTCTAATTCAAACTGCTGTCATCACCCAAACCATGACTCATGATACACTTATGGATAAACCACTGATAAATGATAATTTACCCACTTGATACAACCGATAAAGGACACAATACACCAATCATGGTATATGGTTTGTAGATCATTCTAGATGTATTTATAGAGTATCTAAAATGTAACATTTTGCTGGCTCAAGTTCACACCTTTATGCCCATCGCCATCAGCAGTGGAAAAGCCGCCTCTGCGCAAGAAATAGTAAACATGGCGATCCTCGCGATGCACAGAATAGAGTAAGCCTTATTCAAGGCGCTACGATTACATCCAAGGCTGCCAGTATGGATTCATCAGCGAGACCGGCTTTTCCGACAGTACTTTCCGGGAAGATCGAGAGCAATCGGGACAATATCGAAAGCGAAGTCCGTTCAGGTGCCGCTTCGATAAGCCTCTTATCTTCGGATTCCGCTTCGACACCATTCAGACCCACATATTATGGTTTGATTGAAGCCAACACTGCATATATTGccaatttcatcaagccCTATGTTAAGCGGATTGCGTCTAATGACGGCAGCTCGATAAACGGTTACTCATTGGGACCATCGATAGGTCATGGACAATTTGGTAAGGTGTACAAAGCTTATTTAAAGTCTAAGAACTCAGTTTACGCTATCAAGATGATACCAAAGAGGCCGTGGAACAACCAGTATTCCATGAACCAAACAATGAGACAGATTCAGATATGGAGATCCAGAGGAGCAGTCGCACCAATATCGAGCGATGAAGCAATCATGTTAATGAATGTCCAAAAATGCAGATGGGAACTCTATGCAGTGAGCAGGCTGAGTAGTCCGTATATTGCTTCATTCAAGGAATGTTTAGATTCGCCGCAGAGTAAATCGATTTGGATTGTAACAGAATGGTGCAATCTGGGGGAACTAAAGTGGTGTCGCTCTTCTTGTGACCAAGTCCTGCCGCAATGGGAGATGCTAATGCCACAATGTGATGTTTTATCCTTCACCAGGAAAGCTCTTATAGACTTGGTCCTCGGACTACGATACCTGCGATCGCAGGGCTGTATTCACCGGGATATCAAGCCGTCAAACATTTTAGTTGACGGCGACAGAAAATTGCTCAAGATTTCGGATTTTGGCTGCTGCGTCTTGGTCCCCGAGTCTTTGCCCTTTAAGAACGCTTCATTAATGGAATGTTACCTAGCGGAATTGAATAAAATTGTTGGAACTCCAGCTTTCATAGCGCCAGAGCTTTGCCACTTCGCAGAATCAAACATACAAAACGTTCAAGATGGTTTCCAATTGGATGTGTGGTCGCTCGGAGTTACTCTATACTGCCTGCAGCACAACGAGCTTCCATTCTGTGGGGATAATGAATTTGACACATACCAGAAAGCGATGAACCTCTCTCTGGGTTCACAATTGAACGGTGAACTTCTAAACGATTTGGTAATTTCTAGACTACTTGAGAAAGATCCATCGAAGAGAATtgacatcaagaagctaGCTGATTTAGTACTGCCGAAAGACCTGACGTCAAAGAATAAAGATAATAAGCCAGTGCGGagatttttcaacaaaatctGGAAGTTCAAGACTAAGAAGAGAGACGAGCCCACTCCCAtcgctgaagaaacatCGGAGGTCCTCGAGCTGCGTTCTCGCCCGTCCGACGTGTCACCGGAGCCTACGCTGTCCATGTCATCTTACGAAGAACCAATTCAGATAACGGAGTTCCTCGACACAGTATGGAAGCCGCCcagagttgaagaaactcaTGATAGCGATCATGAAATATCATTTTCTCAAGATCATAGAGAGCCTTCCGAGAAAAGCgatcatttttcaatattATCGATCTCGCCAATAAAACTCGCTACTCCCATCAAGGCACTAATACGAATTAAGAGCTCTCCCCATACTGGCCGGAGCCAGGAGCCCAAGACATCTCCCTACTCCAAGTCACCATCAAAGACTAAGCCTAAAAACAAGAGGCAAAAGGGCCGCAAACTGGCCCACTCGCATGATATCGTTAATTTCCAGAAATATATTCAGCCGCAGCAAGACAGCAATGAGAACGTAGGAGCTCCACTGACTCCTCAGGATATAGAAGAATATTTGAGGTTTGCTGACACCAAGTAACTATGTAATTCTTAAACAGGCGTCAAAAGTGATTCTTTAACCAGCCTTACCTAGTTCTATAAGTGCGTCTCAGATCACAATATACCATTGGACCTCCAGAACTTTGGTTTCCCTCTCTTCCAATCTTCGGGTGCTCTGGAGTTGATTCCTACATTTCTGTGAATCAGACCGCGTTACTGGTCTTTTGCTCATTTGTACTTGATCTGTGGTTTATCTGGAAGTGCTGGTTGAACTGGTTCATCTGCCAAGGGATGAAGATTTTAGCAGATCATGAATCCGGTGAGAAGGAAACAACTATATTCCGGACAATGACACTGGGGCACTCTTTCAAAGGTGAACGAAATATCTTTAAAAACATACATTCgctattgaagaaacccAAAAAGCCCGAGGAAAACCACTTGCAGGACGAAGATCACCACGACTTCTCAAATCAACGGCGATGGGCATCACAAGGATCAGCAGATGAATATTTTCCTGGAATTGAGACTTCGCCTGTGAGCATTAGGGCTGCAAGGCAGTCGACTGCGGTGGGAAAATCTCTAGGTAGCTTATCTCCAACGCCAAGGAAGGACCCGGCAGCTCAGTGGAAGGAAGGAAATAGGCTGAGTGAACTGGGAAGTTCGGATTTACAAAACAGGCCGCTCGCAATTTCGCCAACCCTAAGTTTGAGCCGATGCAATTCTACCGAGCGATCGCTTAGATCCCCTAACGGAATTGAGatggatgaagacgataTCTTTCTACACAATCTCCTTCCTCCTCAGATCGTTAGATCTCATTCTCAGAGAAAGGCGAGTCATAACAGCGTAGGCAGTGGTGGAAGTCGCACAACCCGCCCCGCCAATGCGGTAATCAGTAAGCGTGAAGGTAAATCTCTGAGAGGAAGTCGCGCAAGTTTGCATAGGATGAACTCAATAGGTCATCGAGACTTGGCTTCCGCCCAGCAAGAGGAGCTCCAGCCGGCGGCGCCTGCTCGCAAAGCGTACCACTCAATGATAACGCAATCCGGCATACCCCACTACAATCATGATGGTTCAGCGGGCGATCATTTCCCCAGAATTTCCGCAGAAACCCTGAAAAGCATAATTGAAGATGGGATATATAAATCACACTATGATTCGTATCAAGTTGTTGACTGTCGATTTGAATACGAGTTTAAAGGTGGTCACATCTGCAACGCTTTGAATGTTTCCTCTAGagaggagctggagaaagaatttaTCCATAATGATCAAAAAATGGCGACGTTGCTCATATTCCATTGCGAGTTTAGCTCCTACAGGGGTCCTATACTTGCATCTCATCTAAGGAATTGTGATCGAATGCTAAACCATGAAAATTACCCAGCACTATTCTACCCTGATATCCTGGTTCTCGACGGAGGTTACAAGGGATTCTTTGATAAGTTTCCCGGCTTATGCTTTCCAAGAAGGTACGTGGGGATGGATTCATCTGAGAATTTGGCCAGCCGCGATCAAGAGCTGGACCGATTCAGATACGATTCGAAAAAAATGCTGTCGAGAAACAGTTCTCTCCACAAATTAACCTCGGTGTCAAGCAGATCGAGCATCAAGCAGAGCCACCGAGAAAAGAACAGCAGCTCCGGTAAACCAGAGCACCCTGCATCTATTAGCTTCAAATACGAGGCTCCACCGAAACTGTCGATTTCACGCTACAGCAACGACAATCTGTTCGGTAACAGTGACGACAGTTCTTCTGCCAGCCGCCTCTCCATCAATTCCAGCCCGAACTTAAGCACAAGCAGGATGCTATTGATGGATGGTTTGGACGGAGACTCTTGCTACAGCTTCGAAGAGGACGATAGTACGTTCACCACGCCCGTGGGCACTATTAGCACGCCCACCAACAACCATAATGAATCTGGCAACGTCAACGAAACCTCCGCGCTCAATCCCATCAAAAAGTCATTATTTCCCAACGTACTcagagaagaggaagaagagatctaATAAGCTTTTCTCTCTCATCTTATCATTAATTGCATTAGTTTTAGATACACAGGACACCTCGCTAAGTAAATTAATAAGGCGCCTTGGCGAGGATAACTCGTACTTCTAAAGTCTAGTCGGACTTGGCTGTCAGAATGTCATGCCGTCCGGTGGCTAATTTCAAGTCGGCTCCCCATCGCGAAGGCGGCCATATCACCTTCACCACTCTACCTATCACCAAGCCGTTGGAGATCGGTCCGAAGTTATTACTGTCCACAGAATGGAATACGTTGTCGCCCTCGACCCAGAtatgatttcttggaacTTGCACCACTTCCTTCGGATACGGGTGTCTGGTAAGCACAGAGTCGTACTGTACTGCCTTGATCCTCTTGCAATACGTCTTGGAGGGATCCAGCGGCGACTTAAACAACACCACGTCGTCCCGGTTC is part of the Torulaspora globosa chromosome 7, complete sequence genome and harbors:
- the MIH1 gene encoding putative tyrosine protein phosphatase MIH1 (ancestral locus Anc_2.596) translates to MKILADHESGEKETTIFRTMTLGHSFKGERNIFKNIHSLLKKPKKPEENHLQDEDHHDFSNQRRWASQGSADEYFPGIETSPVSIRAARQSTAVGKSLGSLSPTPRKDPAAQWKEGNRLSELGSSDLQNRPLAISPTLSLSRCNSTERSLRSPNGIEMDEDDIFLHNLLPPQIVRSHSQRKASHNSVGSGGSRTTRPANAVISKREGKSLRGSRASLHRMNSIGHRDLASAQQEELQPAAPARKAYHSMITQSGIPHYNHDGSAGDHFPRISAETLKSIIEDGIYKSHYDSYQVVDCRFEYEFKGGHICNALNVSSREELEKEFIHNDQKMATLLIFHCEFSSYRGPILASHLRNCDRMLNHENYPALFYPDILVLDGGYKGFFDKFPGLCFPRRYVGMDSSENLASRDQELDRFRYDSKKMLSRNSSLHKLTSVSSRSSIKQSHREKNSSSGKPEHPASISFKYEAPPKLSISRYSNDNLFGNSDDSSSASRLSINSSPNLSTSRMLLMDGLDGDSCYSFEEDDSTFTTPVGTISTPTNNHNESGNVNETSALNPIKKSLFPNVLREEEEEI
- a CDS encoding C2H2-type zinc finger protein (ancestral locus Anc_2.533), with translation MFPGALMAKQPELLEVFFFSSWSVFPKQPGVASVLYNRVRWATRLALYETAARADVVYRMSPGFAESVLSSRATELQQDGFFHTDDMIADGNSVNSLSLDIRNTSGSVSTTLHTTGTTNTPATNVNSFPSPELNGELGVKALEQQQNSAVEQPVSSGSSGTNGGGVKSYEYYKAGQRNGSGGSGVGVRISHSHTLSTPTAMSDFIAMLDAQSAIQQQWKNSGVGEGVAEENMVLGQSSLNYESNSDLSSNEFASGAAVQTQGDSGSLSPLQKNGSAPFVEPNVLKNNMFMDSFAMAAGGEYDVFQQPGVGASLDEYVSAELVGDDANARKLAQMHSNAGSGLFSHDRRHSEVITQALPEVTAARGSISHSIDFWNLDERRATQPAFGIDNDVTQVLNDYNMSFTRTPRRASSSANPGFQRHGVKKQPRGSMSVLDGSLNNDLFSKLYKNGSGATNVKLVPWENSVFSDEDEEYGTRGIDSGLPNLEPIVSPQSPKSEAVARPKNQQFIKPSMMLSENASTAAKMATTGTEKIDLISNLDNWNYELTVDPTMKIRRSPPPHYQTIKPSAMATINSSMSAPAASRRRRSTPNIMTIRNGSSGASIGGSGRGKSRSITPMSGTDEEAKPFKCKECSKAFRRSEHLKRHIRSVHSSERPFACMFCEKKFSRSDNLSQHLKTHKKHGDF
- the ELM1 gene encoding serine/threonine protein kinase ELM1 (ancestral locus Anc_2.597) — protein: MDSSARPAFPTVLSGKIESNRDNIESEVRSGAASISLLSSDSASTPFRPTYYGLIEANTAYIANFIKPYVKRIASNDGSSINGYSLGPSIGHGQFGKVYKAYLKSKNSVYAIKMIPKRPWNNQYSMNQTMRQIQIWRSRGAVAPISSDEAIMLMNVQKCRWELYAVSRLSSPYIASFKECLDSPQSKSIWIVTEWCNLGELKWCRSSCDQVLPQWEMLMPQCDVLSFTRKALIDLVLGLRYLRSQGCIHRDIKPSNILVDGDRKLLKISDFGCCVLVPESLPFKNASLMECYLAELNKIVGTPAFIAPELCHFAESNIQNVQDGFQLDVWSLGVTLYCLQHNELPFCGDNEFDTYQKAMNLSLGSQLNGELLNDLVISRLLEKDPSKRIDIKKLADLVLPKDLTSKNKDNKPVRRFFNKIWKFKTKKRDEPTPIAEETSEVLELRSRPSDVSPEPTLSMSSYEEPIQITEFLDTVWKPPRVEETHDSDHEISFSQDHREPSEKSDHFSILSISPIKLATPIKALIRIKSSPHTGRSQEPKTSPYSKSPSKTKPKNKRQKGRKLAHSHDIVNFQKYIQPQQDSNENVGAPLTPQDIEEYLRFADTK
- the IMP2 gene encoding endopeptidase catalytic subunit (ancestral locus Anc_2.595), translating into MWQPLRSLLGDMSRSYGLRLSLVTLSWVPVVMTFNDDICYIARVDGSSMRPTLNPDESASSTDWVLLWKFHSSKAQCLNRDDVVLFKSPLDPSKTYCKRIKAVQYDSVLTRHPYPKEVVQVPRNHIWVEGDNVFHSVDSNNFGPISNGLVIGRVVKVIWPPSRWGADLKLATGRHDILTAKSD